The Triticum aestivum cultivar Chinese Spring chromosome 3A, IWGSC CS RefSeq v2.1, whole genome shotgun sequence genome includes a region encoding these proteins:
- the LOC123058398 gene encoding uncharacterized protein has translation MGERRSDDRRQEPTVARADGPPIPADESDDEFEFSFGSREPATGGAAADELFADGRIRPFYPVFGRVFDDAHVPSAPGRRPLGRLFLEEARNSSVGSTSSSSSSAATDAGDLDGASPDSYCVWTPGASAASSPARSPRKSGSTGSLSRWRRVSDLVVGRSHSDGRDKFRFLSAPPSPAREQPKGKPRGRDSKAATELDTVAASHRQFYGTKASPGAARRTFLPYRQDLVGLFSAPKGLSRSQYF, from the coding sequence ATGGGGGAGCGGCGCAGTGACGACCGACGCCAGGAGCCCACGGTGGCCAGGGCGGACGGCCCCCCGATTCCCGCCGACGAGTCCGACGACGAGTTCGAGTTCTCCTTCGGGAGCCGGGAGCCTgccacgggcggcgccgcggcCGACGAGCTCTTCGCCGACGGCCGCATCAGGCCGTTCTACCCGGTGTTCGGCCGGGTCTTCGACGACGCGCACGTGCCGTCGGCGCCCGGCCGGAGGCCGCTGGGCCGGCTGTTCCTCGAGGAGGCGCGGAACTCGTCCGTCGGGTccacgtcctcgtcctcctcctccgccgccacggACGCCGGGGACCTCGACGGCGCGTCCCCGGACAGCTACTGCGTCTGGACGCCCGGCGCCTCGGCCGCGTCCTCGCCGGCGCGGTCGCCGCGGAAGAGCGGATCCACGGGGTCCTTGTCGCGGTGGCGCCGCGTCAGCGACCTCGTCGTCGGCCGCAGCCACAGCGACGGCAGGGACAAGTTCCGATTCCTTTCCGCGCCGCCCTCGCCCGCCAGGGAGCAGCCCAAGGGGAAGCCACGAGGCCGGGACAGCAAAGCCGCCACCGAGCTCGACACGGTGGCCGCCAGCCACCGGCAGTTCTACGGCACTAAGGCCTCCCCCGGCGCGGCGCGGCGGACGTTCTTGCCGTACCGGCAGGATCTCGTCGGCCTCTTCTCCGCGCCCAAGGGGCTCAGCCGGAGCCAATACTTCTGA